CTGCATAGGTATTCTGGTCAATAGCTTTAATAAAGTCTGCAATTGAGTTTATACCATTTCCGATAAGACCAAAATCTGCACCGGTATAGTTCAGAATTTCACGGGGTGCAATGGAAAATCCTGCACCTCCTATAAAGATAGGGGCAATAGATAATTGTTTACATGATTTTATAACAGTGCCTATAAAATCTACATAGAAGGATTGACTTACCATCATGGCTTCGTCAATATTACGAAGGGATATGCCAATGTAATCAGGATTGGTATGGGATAGGTAATTCTTTAGTGTTTTTTTCCAATTGTCAGAAAAACATAAATCTATCCAGATGATATTATGTCCCGAGTCAGATAATACCTCTGCTATATACTCAAGCCCTACCGGTGAGATAGGAGGTTTGAGTTGATTGGGGTTAATGAGTGCTATTGTTTTTGAAAATGTGGTGGATATGAGCCTAACCTTTAAATATATTGGTCAATATTCCATGGTTCGCGGTATGTGCGTTTTATCCACTTGGATGCTTCAGGGTCATCTTTAATAGTCAGGTTTTGTGGGTCGAACACCACAGGACGAGAAAGCATAGTACTAATATTGCAAAGATGACAGAGAACGGCAGAAATATGCCCTTCCTCAGCAGGGGCGTTCGGTTTTTCTTCACCGAGAATCGTTTTGGCAAAATTGACAGCATGGGGTATTTCAATATCGCTACCGGGGTAGGTTTTAGGTTCTTTTTTCTTACCGTTCGGGAATACTTTCCAATCGCCCCGTGTAATAACCATCGTGCCTTTTTCTCCGTGAAATTCAGCGAAGGAGTCCATCCCATATTCGGACCATAGACGGAGTTCCCAAACGACAGTCAGTTCTGGATATTCGAGAATAGCCGTTTGAGTGTCAGGCCATTCTTTAATATCTTTGGTAACGAATTGTCCTCCCGAGGCAAAAACACGAGAAGGATAGTCTATATTCAAAAACCAGCGGACAATATCTAACCAATGGGCAGCCCAATTCCCTGTATCCCCTGTTCCGTAGTCAAGCATGAAATGCCAATTGTAATGAACACGATATTTGTTATAAGGTTTCATAGGAGCAGGACCTGTCCACATGTCATAATCAAGATTCTTGGGAGGGTCACTGTCAGGTACTTTGGGTAGGGGTTCACGCCAATGAATTGTTCCTGCACGGGCAAAAGCTATTTTTCCTAATTCACCGGATTGTAAAAAGGCACGGGCTTCCTGAAAATGTTTTCCGCTCCGTTGTTGAGAGCCGACTACAACTACCTGCTTAGGATTTTTTTTCATAGCTTGAAGAACAGCATAACCATCGTAAATATTGTATGAAAAAGGTTTTTCTACATATACATGCTTTCCTGCGGAAACAGCCATTGCGGATATTAGGGAATGCCAATGGTCAGGTGTAGCAACAACCACTGCATCTATATCTTTATCATCCAATACCCGACGGAAATCTTTTTCCAAAACCGATACATTGATATTCTTTGAGGCAAGTTCTTTTTTTGCCTCATTTAATTCATTTTCATCACAGTCACACAAAGTTTTGATTTCAAAATAGCCGGATTTTACAAGATTTTCTGCTACCTGAGAACCCCTTCTTCGACAGCCAATGATACCTGCACGCATTTTGGGGGATTGTGCTTTGACTTTTTGGGAAAGGCTTGCAGTGGCTAAAGCTACCGTAGATGCAGCAATAAATTGACGACGATTTATCATTTTATTTTCTCCTTATTTATTCTCATTTAGTATTGATTTTAATTCGTCAGCGACCTGTTTGGCTTTTTTTATGTCTGGCATGTCTCCGACAATAACTTCTGCAGTGAGATAATAATCATAGCCGATGACTTTTAATGTCTGTATTAAATTTTTCCAGTTCATGTCCCCATCCAATAGGCTTGGTGTAAAATTATCTAAAGTCCCGCCACCGTTATTGCGTTTGAAATTTTTGACATGGACACGGGCAATTCGGTTTCCAAGGATTTCAGCCCAATGCTCAGGGTAACCATTTATTAAGCAATTGCCCGCATCAAAATAGGCTTTGACCCATGGGGATGGGAATATATCAATAAATTGGGCAAACTCGAAGGGTCCTGTGAGGAATTTGCTCCAGACATTTTCAAGAGCAATGACAACTTGATTTGTTTCTGCAATAGGTGTTAGTTGTTGTATAGAATCCTGTGCCCATTTCCACACTTCCTTTGCAGGGACCGTAGGACGGTTCGGGTCAAAACATACATCAACAGTCCCGGGCAATACAAGTACTGTACCTGCACCTAATTGATGAGCCGCTTCTATATAAGTTTTTGTAAATTCGATGGCTTGTTTTCGTTCCTCAGTATCGGGGCTTCCAAGGGAACAACCCCAATAAAAACCCGTTGCTAATGAAGGAATTTCTAATCCTTCCGATTCTACTACTTTCCGAATGTGCTTTAAATCATCCTTTGTTGCAGTAGGGGATAGATCGCCTGCTCCATAACATAACTCAATACCGTCCCATCCCATTGCTTTGACTTCTTTCACAACGGATTCAATTTTTACTTCACCCTGAAAACCACAAACCATCCATCCATTTAATGCCATTTTCATAGCTTATATCCTTCTATAAAATATGATTTATAAAATGTGATTACCCCCTGGAGGGTATAAGTAATCATTTAATTTTAAAAATTCATTCTTTTTATTTTTCCACCACATCCTAATTTCAATGTCTTGATTAAGAATATCATTGTTTAAATAGAAATCGAGTAAATGTTGAAATACTACTTTCCCATTTTTATTTAAATCGCCCATTATGAAATCCCTTTGCAACATGTAAGAGACAATGCCAATCATTCCGCTTCCACACAGAGGGTCAAAAATTAAATCACCTTCATTAGAAAAATGTTCCAGTAAACATTGTAATAGATTAAAAGGTAATCTTGTAGGATATTTGGGCATATTAATTTTATAGTCTCGTTTAAAGTTTAATGTGGTAAGGTTAGGTTCTCCATTCTGACAATGATGGGTCGAACATCGGTTGTGGTATGTCCATTTTTCCCCCTTCGTTACCCAATAGATTTCGTAAACATTATGAGAAGGTTTTACTCTACAAACCGGAGCAAAATTATATGTCCAGTACATTTTCCCTCGTAATGTTAAACCATCAAAATTCATAATTCTATCGTGAATAATATTGCTATTATTCCAACCCGAAAAGATTAAAGCCTGCCCGTTATTTTTTAAATTGTTTTTAATGCATTCTAAAAGACTCTGAATTTTTTCCCCATATTCAAGAACTTTCCATTCTACATATCCATCAACCACATTTTTTACATTCCTATTATAGTTTCCATTTTTCCCGCTGAATTCTATTCCAAATGGTGGGTCTGTAACGATTAAATCGGCATCAACATCCTTCCAATCATTCATATCTTTGATAAAATACTTATCTAAAAGTTTTCCTAAAGAATTTTTATCTATTCGGCTAAAATTATCCCTTTCTTCTTTTATGTCAAAATCGAAAAGGCTAATATTTTTTTGTGATAGGTTTTTGTTTTCCATGTTTTATTTTAGGTATCTATGTTTGTATCCACAAGGGGATGAAGGTTTAATGTGTATACAATATCACTATTATGATGATTATAACGAAATCCTAATTCTTTTGGGTAATATGCAAAGTATTGAATACTTAAACCATGAAATATTAATAATCTTTTCTTTGAATAACTTCCCCAATCTTTATATATACCAAGTTTTTTATCAAGCAGAAATTATAAGGTTAAGAAGGAACAGCCACATCGTTTAGGAATTTCTAAAAGTAGAACAGAATTTGCAGGAATGGTGATTGTCTTTTCTTTCCATATATACTCCTTGATGTCAGTCGTTCCCTGTATTTCAGATACATTTATATATTTTACTTTAAATGAGTTATCAAGGGTTATCTTGTATTCCTGTGATGAGATATTGGTAATCAGAATTGCTTTTTCGCCAGTTTCTTTTTCTCCTCCGATTAAC
This window of the Candidatus Hydrogenedens sp. genome carries:
- a CDS encoding sugar phosphate isomerase/epimerase family protein; this translates as MKMALNGWMVCGFQGEVKIESVVKEVKAMGWDGIELCYGAGDLSPTATKDDLKHIRKVVESEGLEIPSLATGFYWGCSLGSPDTEERKQAIEFTKTYIEAAHQLGAGTVLVLPGTVDVCFDPNRPTVPAKEVWKWAQDSIQQLTPIAETNQVVIALENVWSKFLTGPFEFAQFIDIFPSPWVKAYFDAGNCLINGYPEHWAEILGNRIARVHVKNFKRNNGGGTLDNFTPSLLDGDMNWKNLIQTLKVIGYDYYLTAEVIVGDMPDIKKAKQVADELKSILNENK
- a CDS encoding site-specific DNA-methyltransferase — translated: MENKNLSQKNISLFDFDIKEERDNFSRIDKNSLGKLLDKYFIKDMNDWKDVDADLIVTDPPFGIEFSGKNGNYNRNVKNVVDGYVEWKVLEYGEKIQSLLECIKNNLKNNGQALIFSGWNNSNIIHDRIMNFDGLTLRGKMYWTYNFAPVCRVKPSHNVYEIYWVTKGEKWTYHNRCSTHHCQNGEPNLTTLNFKRDYKINMPKYPTRLPFNLLQCLLEHFSNEGDLIFDPLCGSGMIGIVSYMLQRDFIMGDLNKNGKVVFQHLLDFYLNNDILNQDIEIRMWWKNKKNEFLKLNDYLYPPGGNHIL
- a CDS encoding Gfo/Idh/MocA family oxidoreductase, translated to MINRRQFIAASTVALATASLSQKVKAQSPKMRAGIIGCRRRGSQVAENLVKSGYFEIKTLCDCDENELNEAKKELASKNINVSVLEKDFRRVLDDKDIDAVVVATPDHWHSLISAMAVSAGKHVYVEKPFSYNIYDGYAVLQAMKKNPKQVVVVGSQQRSGKHFQEARAFLQSGELGKIAFARAGTIHWREPLPKVPDSDPPKNLDYDMWTGPAPMKPYNKYRVHYNWHFMLDYGTGDTGNWAAHWLDIVRWFLNIDYPSRVFASGGQFVTKDIKEWPDTQTAILEYPELTVVWELRLWSEYGMDSFAEFHGEKGTMVITRGDWKVFPNGKKKEPKTYPGSDIEIPHAVNFAKTILGEEKPNAPAEEGHISAVLCHLCNISTMLSRPVVFDPQNLTIKDDPEASKWIKRTYREPWNIDQYI